The DNA segment AGTCTCGTCGCTCACCGTCCAACCTGCATCTCTGGCCAGATGCTCTAGGCGCCCCACCTGTGCGCCAATGAACTGCCTGCGGAGATTTCCGTACCCCTCGCGAATGGCACGTGCTAGTCGCTCACGACCAGCTTGCTCGTAGTTGCGCCGATGTTCATTCCAATCGATCGCTATTTCGGGTACGCGTGGCATCATCTGTCCTCCAGTTTAGCTACTAACAAACTATAGCATGCTTTGTCACACCATCTATAACAAAAGTATGCGCCAATACTGCGCATACTTTTGGCAAAACCAAGCGAGTTGTCGCTATTTTTTATCTGTAGCTTCAGCTTCTTTGGCTGATTTTTGGATGGGTGTTGCGACTTTATCGAAACTACCACCTGCCTTTTCTATAGCAGCCACAACGTTCCTTGATGCGCCCTGAGTCTTGAGAGTGATCTTGCTCCCCAGTTCACCACGAGCGATTACCTTGACGGTATGGAACGGTGTCGCGATAAGATTTGCTTCGTACAGAGCATAGTTATCGACGATACCCTTGAGTCCTTCAAGCCGATCAAGGTAGACAACCTGAGCTGGTGTTCGCAAACTTTTGAATCCTCGTGATTTTGGCACCGCAGTAG comes from the Candidatus Saccharimonas aalborgensis genome and includes:
- the rplO gene encoding 50S ribosomal protein L15, yielding MKYNDLQMSTHKDRKRVGRGIAAGGGKTAGRGTKGQNARTGKKLRPMFQGGQNGIATAVPKSRGFKSLRTPAQVVYLDRLEGLKGIVDNYALYEANLIATPFHTVKVIARGELGSKITLKTQGASRNVVAAIEKAGGSFDKVATPIQKSAKEAEATDKK